In the Acomys russatus chromosome 11, mAcoRus1.1, whole genome shotgun sequence genome, one interval contains:
- the Sik1 gene encoding serine/threonine-protein kinase SIK1 produces MVIMSEFSAVPSGTGQGQQKPLRVGFYDVERTLGKGNFAVVKLARHRVTKTQVAIKIIDKTRLDSSNLEKIYREVQLMKLLNHPHIIKLYQVMETKDMLYIVTEFAKNGEMFDYLTSNGHLSENEARKKFWQILSAVEYCHNHHIVHRDLKTENLLLDANMDIKLADFGFGNFYKPGEPLSTWCGSPPYAAPEVFEGKEYEGPQLDIWSLGVVLYVLVCGSLPFDGPNLPTLRQRVLEGRFRIPFFMSQDCETLIRRMLVVDPAKRITIAQIRQHRWMQADPTLLQQDDLAFSMQGYTSNLGDYNEQALGIMQALGIDRQRTIESLQNSSYNHFAAIYYLLLERIKEHRSTQSSSRPGPAPARQPRLRSSDLSSLEVPQEILPCDPFRPSLLCPQPQALAQSVLQAEMDCDLHSSLQPLFFPVDTNCSGVFRHRSVSPSSLLDTAISEEARQGPGLEEEQEVQQPLPSSTGRRHTLAEVSTHFSPLNPPCIIVSSSATASPSEGTSSDSCLPFSASEGPAGLGGGLATPGLPGASSPVRLASPFLGSQSATPVLQAQAGLGTAVLLPVSFQEGRRASDTSLTQGLKAFRQQLRKNARTKGFLGLNKIKGLARQVCQSSIRTPRGGMSTFHTPAPSSGLQGCTTGSREGRSLLEEVLQQQRLLQLQHHPVTSSGCQQGPQPSPVPYVLTPCDGLLMSGIPLLPAPLLQPGMSPVASAAQLLDAHLHISAGPVALPTGPLPQCLTRLAPSCDPAGLPQGDCEMEDLTSAQRGTFVLVQ; encoded by the exons ATGGTGATCATGTCGGAGTTCAGCGCGGTCCCCTCAGGCACAGGCCAGGGCCAGCAGAAGCCCCTCCGCGTGGGCTTTTACGACGTGGAACGTACCCTGGGAAAAGGCAATTTTGCGGTGGTTAAGCTGGCGCGGCACCGAGTCACCAAAACGCAG gttgcaataaaaataattgacaaGACACGCTTAGATTCCAGCAACCTGGAGAAGATCTATCGGGAGGTCCAGCTCATGAAACTCCTCAACCACCCTCATATCATCAAGCTCTACCAG gTTATGGAGACAAAGGATATGCTATACATTGTCACAGAATTTGcaaaaaatggagaaatgttcG ATTATCTGACTTCCAATGGGCACCTGAGTGAAAACGAGGCTCGGAAGAAATTCTGGCAGATTCTGTCAGCAGTAGAGTACTGCCATAACCATCACATAGTCCACCGGGACCTCAAGACAGAGAACCTGCTGCTGGACGCCAACATGGACATCAAACTGGCAG ATTTTGGTTTTGGGAATTTCTACAAGCCAGGAGAGCCTCTGTCCACGTGGTGTGGGAGCCCCCCATATGCAGCTCCCGAAGTCTTTGAGGGGAAGGAGTATGAAGGGCCCCAGTTGGACATCTGG AGCCTCGGCGTGGTGCTGTACGTCCTTGTCTGTGGGTCCCTCCCTTTCGATGGACCCAACCTGCCGACGCTGAGACAGCGCGTGCTGGAGGGCCGGTTTCGCATCCCCTTCTTCATGTCTCAAG ACTGTGAGACACTGATCCGACGCATGCTGGTTGTGGACCCTGCCAAGCGCATCACCATCGCCCAGATCCGCCAGCACCGCTGGATGCAGGCTGACCCCACCCTGCTGCAGCAGGACGACCTCGCCTTCTCCATGCAGGGCTACACCTCCAACCTGGGCGACTACAACGAACAAGCGCTGGGCATCATGCAGGCCCTGGGCATCGACCGGCAGAGGACGATCGAG TCCCTGCAGAACAGTAGCTACAACCACTTTGCTGCTATTTACTACCTTCTCCTTGAACGCATCAAGGAGCACCGAAGCACCCAGTCCTCATCCCGGCCCGGCCCTGCCCCTGCCAGACAGCCCCGGCTCCGAAGCTCGGACCTCAGCAGTCTGGAG GTGCCTCAAGAAATCCTCCCATGTGACCCTTTCCGGCCCTCGCTGCTGTGTCCACAGCCCCAGGCCTTGGCTCAGTCTGTCCTGCAGGCCGAGATGGATTGTGATCTCCACAGCTCCCTTCAG CCCTTGTTTTTCCCCGTGGATACCAACTGCAGCGGAGTGTTCCGGCACCGATCTGTCTCCCCGAGCAGCCTGCTGGACACAGCCATCAGTGAGGAGGCCAGGCAGGGTCCCGGgctggaggaggaacaggaagtccAGCAGCCCCTGCCCAGCAGCACAGGCCGGAGGCACACACTGGCTGAAGTCTCCACCCATTTCTCCCCGCTCAACCCTCCTT GCATAATTGTCTCCTCCTCTGCCACGGCAAGTCCCTCAGAAGGAACCAGCTCGGATAgctgcctccccttctctgcaaGTGAAGGACCTGCCGGGCTCGGTGGTGGCCTGGCCACTCCAGGGCTGCCTGGCGCCAGCTCTCCAGTCAGATTGGCCTCCCCTTTCCTGGGGTCACAGTCGGCCACCCCTGTGCTACAGGCTCAGGCAGGTCTGGGCACAGCTGTCCTACTTCCTGTCAGCTTTCAGGAGGGACGGAGAGCGTCAGATACCTCACTCACTCAAG GGCTGAAGGCCTTTCGGCAGCAGCTGAGGAAAAATGCGAGGACCAAGGGGTTCCTGGGCCTGAACAAGATCAAAGGGTTGGCACGCCAGGTGTGCCAGTCCTCCATCCGCACTCCCCGGGGAGGCATGAGCACCTTCCACACCCCGGCCCCAAGCTCAGGCCTGCAAGGCTGCACGACCGGCAGTCGCGAGGGCAGGAGCCTGCTCGAAGAGGTGCTGCAGCAGCAGAG GCTGCTCCAGTTACAGCACCACCCAGTCACCTCGTCTGGCTGCCAGCAGGGCCCCCAGCCATCCCCTGTCCCGTATGTGCTCACTCCCTGTGATGGCCTCCTCATGTCTGGGATCCCGCTGCTGCCAGCACCCCTCCTCCAGCCTGGCATGTCCCCCGTGGCGTCTGCTGCACAGCTCCTGGATGCCCACTTGCACATCAGTGCTGGCCCAGTGGCCCTGCCCACTGGGCCCCTGCCACAGTGCctcaccaggctggccccaagctGTGATCCTGCCGGGCTGCCACAGGGGGACTGTGAGATGGAAGACCTGACCTCTGCCCAGCGGGGGACGTTTGTCCTGGTACAGTGA